From the Trifolium pratense cultivar HEN17-A07 linkage group LG4, ARS_RC_1.1, whole genome shotgun sequence genome, the window CTTTTTGTACTTGTTAGCCTTTGTTAGTTGAgtgatataattttattgaaaaaagtaGTTAGTTTATTACCTTattactcattttttatttattattaattcttGATTGTTATGAAGAAATTAGTACATTGTAGTGCATACCTAACTGCTGAGATGCTGATGGGCATTTAAATGCTTCCTAACTTTCTGAAATTAAACTCTTCATCATTTCACTTCTCTCCTTGATTTCATATATCTTATCTTGTcgctgttcaaaaaaaaagtcttatctTATGTTTCATCTCTTTGGCCACACAGCATTGGTTTTTAATAACAGAAACAATGTAATATTTCCATTTTAGGAACAATTAATCACATCAAAGATGTTTGAAGAACATATATTGGTAAACGAATAGGCACTTTTTGACATAATGTACATACataatatatactaaataagCAGCAAAGCAACACATTTCTTATAGTTATAATTTTCCCTTTAGTTGTTTGTTGGGGCTCAATTCAAGTTGTACTGTAGGAAGATGGGCTTCTTCCCTGTGATACAGAAGATctagatagatattaaagaaaTTCTTTACTTATACTTAATTTGTAAAACTTAGAATTTGTTTTTGCGAGTACAACAAATACTCTGAGTTCAAACCACATagttgttttgggttattagCAGTGAAGACGACATTTTGCTTACAATACCTGATGTTTTCTTAGTATTTGTCTTGTTTTCATATACtcattttatttccttatttaaaTTGTCATGCTTGCACTTTTCTTTCCATGTAACTACCATTAGAATgtaatttgtttcaaaaaaaaaaatcttatgatGGTCAAAGTTTGATCTTTTTACTAAACCTGCAACTTATTTATGCCACAGGCTAATAGTGAaggcttgaccaaaaaaattttGGAACAAAATGTTGAAAAAGTAAATGGAGAATTTTTTTCTGTTGATGGGAAAATAACTGTAGCTAGAGATCAGTGTTATGACACTCCAGAAGGAAGTAATACTTCACTATCTGAGTTACCACATGAGGCCACATTGGGATCATCTTTGTCAACTGAGCATGCCTCATCCAAATCAAGAAGACCAGTAGTTTCAGCATGCCCTCAAGAACACAACCAAATTGTCAAATCCGAAGAAATGATCATGCATTTTGATTCCCACGAGGAACAAGGTGTTATGCCTATAGATAATAATGAACCAAGTAGTTCAGGTTGTCCGACCTCTGTCAAAATCAAGGATGAACCTTGGGATAACAGTGAAATCCACGATGTTAATGAGGATGCGATGGGTAACATCTCCATTAAACAGGAAGTCCAGAATGACTTTATTAACGAGGATGCGATGGGCTACATCTCCATTAAACAGGAAGTCCATAATGACTTTAATGATGATCAAGTGGAACATATGAGCTTAGCTGATAGATTAAATTTTCTCACGTCCAGAGAGAATTCTAGTTTAAATATTCCTATGAGTTGCTCATATCTGAAGAAGACTAAGCCTTCTTCCTCTGTGCCGAGCTTTAATTTTTCAGAATCTGCAGAACCTTCACACATCAAGCGTGCacgaaaaagaaagaaaacagcCACGTAGTATCCAATTGTGTTATCTTGTAGTTTATCTATATTTCCATTATAAATGTATAATAACTAACCCATATGTTATAATTGTTTTGCAGTAATTCAGTTCAAACAGCACTTGAGGAGGATGCCCCTGGCCTCTTGGAGGTATTTTTGTTTGTGTGCAGCCACTTTGAAATTGGAATTTATATCGAGATTCATGGATTATGCATTTGGCAGGTATTGGTAGACAAAGGTGTGTTAGTAGATGACATTAAGCTTTATGGAGAGACTGTAAATGATGAAGCTTTGGATGAATCATTTTGCGAAGATAGCTTTTCAGAGCTTGAAGCTGTAATGACAAAGGTGAAGAGTATGCAATAATTATAATAGCTTCCTAAATAATCCGCCCTTTCGTTTGATTTCAGGACCAAACTAATTCAACAGTAAGGATATTATAACTATCTAACTTAACCGTAAGATAGTTATAATATCTTTAACTTTTGGATTCTTATTTCATTTCTAAATATCAAGAGAGTGAGCCTTGGCGCAACATTATAGTTGCTGCCTTGTGACCTCCAAGTTAAAGTCTTGGAAACAGCTTCTCCACTTGCGGGGGTAAGGTTGTTTACATACACCTTCCCCAAACCTCACTCGTCGGGACCTTCATGCACCACCAGTCAATTCTGTTTTTAGTAATATCTTAAGAacatattatttattgttttgtcaatgagaaatataattaagatatcaaattatatacaaaaattgACATTATGCTTGTTTTTTAAAGCGAAATTAAGATGATTGGAGAAGATATTCAGTTAAAATCATTCTCTAAAATAGTTTTAATGGAGCATCTATGTATAATAGTTTTTGGTGTcctaaatttaatattttattcctagaaaaggacGTCTTCTCTACAATTTTCCCCCAAACAATTGCGGTATCAAACacaataaaatatagaaaatattttccatCTGTTAAGCTATTACAGTGGAGTCTATTTTGGGAAGGATCTAGGGAGAGTGAATCTTGACTGTCTTAGTATCCATGATTGATTGAATCAATGAGAATGAGATTCATTCTTCTCATTCGTAACATGAGATAAGCTTGGTCTCTACATACTTCCCCAGGTTCAGTGCATATGCTTAAATTTCCATAATATCTTTACAAGTTTAAGGTGAGTAAAACAAGTTTGTTTGGTAGAATACGAAGGAAATGAAAAGATGACCAATATTTCCTGCTGACTGACTTATTAAGGGTATGTTTGGCTGTGAGGTGAAAGTAAGAGAGAAAGAGGTGTAATTGTGCAAGTAAATGATAGTAGAAGtgagaaaatagaaatataattaCTTTTGAAAAGGCAACAATGCCTTTaagcaaataatttttaaaaaaaaaaaattattttacgtATTTACTCAAATTGATTCAACTAATTAGGTTATCTAAATTAA encodes:
- the LOC123920706 gene encoding uncharacterized protein LOC123920706 isoform X3; protein product: MKVEDSEILLSNVDNGGNGNTSFQLDFPATKVKEEIHESIVDELDHVVLIERQRMLLARRLAGLPSPAFEANSEGLTKKILEQNVEKVNGEFFSVDGKITVARDQCYDTPEGSNTSLSELPHEATLGSSLSTEHASSKSRRPVVSACPQEHNQIVKSEEMIMHFDSHEEQGVMPIDNNEPSSSGCPTSVKIKDEPWDNSEIHDVNEDAMGNISIKQEVQNDFINEDAMGYISIKQEVHNDFNDDQVEHMSLADRLNFLTSRENSSLNIPMSCSYLKKTKPSSSVPSFNFSESAEPSHIKRARKRKKTATNSVQTALEEDAPGLLEVLVDKGVLVDDIKLYGETVNDEALDESFCEDSFSELEAVMTKIFSQRQSFIKFPVIRAGKGSRVSYCLACLISLVEQTRYLKLQKWPVEWGWCRDIQSFIFVFPRHNRIVLERPEYGYATYFFELVASLPVEWQIKRLVVAMKLTTCSRISIIENKELSVGEDLAEGEAKVLMEYGWTPNTGLGTMLNYRDRVVHDRKNTDTSEWRTKIGKLLIDGYVGGTILMSNIPKSVANYRCAQIPNIDYYSDE